TAATCAAACCATGCCAAACACGCACCAATATCCTAAAGGTGACTTCAAGCTTTCCAAGCACAAGAGGCTACATTCTTGAATAAGATACATATTCAAAGAGCTGATGAAACAATCATATTATAACAGATGCCAGTGAAATTGATCAGTGTTGTTGCAAAGGATGAAAGACATATAACAATGAGGCCACTGCCAAATCAAGAATCAGTTGAGGAATCTAAATTGAAGCCAAAGTTCAGAAAATGACAGAAAGCTTCACAGAGAAAACATGGAACAAAAATGAGGTGGAGAGTTGTGCTCTCTGACTAACTTGAATATATTTAGAATCCAGGTGGTTCAACATTTCCAATGATGCAACTAGATTCACAATGCTGTCCAAGTATAGCTAGCATAAACAAGAGAAACACTAAAATTAAGTTCTAATAAATACGCAGATCCATGCGTTGCATTACAATTCCTCATTCTTCTTGCGGTGCTACCCTTAAGAGATCAAAGGGTTAAGTTGAATATCATCTATATCAGTACACTAGAGATGCCCATGAATATTATTAAGATGAGAAGAGAGAATGTGCTTCCGCGAACATCAAACAACAATTATCAAGCATAGAGCAATAACAAAAGTCATCCTCAGAAATGATTATAACAGGAATTGTGATGAATAAATAACTTATGATGCCCCAGAAACCAGAACACCTACCATTTCAAAGCACTTATTCCGTAGAGTTGCAACATTGTGATCTTCCCTTCTTGACTCTGAATACAAATTTGCAATCATATTAAATGATGACAATGGGAAAATTTCCATTTTTAACTCAGAAAATTGGTATTAGAAATTACCCACTGCATCTTCAGTCTCGAGCCAACCAGAACTTGAATTAGCTGcacttttatttttataaagtgtTTTACCATGACCATTAAGAGAACTAGCTAAAAGTTGAATGGTTCTACCTGAGCCAACATGGCCGTCGGCACAACCATTTCTATCAGACCTCGAACGATGAAAATCCTGCAACCCAAGTTGTCTAATGGTTGATGCAAATTTCATGTCACCTTTTGATATGCTGGAGGTAGATCTATGCATAATGGGATTATGTTGGGTATCTTCCCTATTATACTTTGATGACCCGCTTTGTGCATGTGTCTCTGCGAAGGACAGAGCAGTGGGGTCCAGCATGCTAACTCTTGAGGATGCCAATGACATCACATTAAGGTTCTGATCAAAACCACTATCAACCTCATGCTGACATTTAGAAGAAAATGATGACAATGTTATGCCCTCAAATAGCTTCAAAAGACAACTAAAGAGCACAGGTAATGATATCATAACATTATAGCAACGATCAATATTAAATGTATAATCTGCCACAATGTCATTTCTTCATACTTCTAGTAAAATTTTAAAGTCACAAATCTATCTGGGAAACTTATAACTGGAAAAGTTTAATAAATTCAATAAAATAACATGCGTACAGCACCACAGTCGAAGAACGATAACATAAcctaatacaaaaattaaataaactGTAAAATACAACAAGATTGTTACCTCCTAGTAATTTGTGGTTAGAACAGTATGAAAATGTTGCCCATAGTAGTACTCAAACGAGATAAACTAAAAAGTAGTGATTGACATGTTGAGTTATGATTTCAACAATATTATATATCACAGTTAAACTAACAAGTTGTAATGCAAGTTTCTGATATTCTCTCTATCAAAACTTCCATGACCATATACCCCAAAAGAAAATAAGTTTTCTGAATCCATGCTTATAATTTCAGCTGAAACCACAGCAGGCAGCATGCCCAACAAAATTTAGACACCATCACATAGCTATCTGGTCTGGCCTTTTCTTGTTAACTCGGTGAAGAACATCCTTTCTTTATTAGCATAAAAGCCTTGGTTAGATGATATCCAAATAACCAAACAGCTACTGCTATTCCTATTAAGTCACTTGTTTCCACTTTACAATTCGATTTCTTACTTCCCAACATTTTGTTTAAGGCCTAAAGATGAATCTGAAGTTTAGGTTTCTAAAATACTTGATATAAGAAATGATTCCCGAAAAAACAAAAGCCCAAATTAACCCGAACATACCATGTAGTGACTTATAAGCTCAATTGTGGAGTTCAAGTCACATCCATTCTTGTAGTAAACATTGGCTAGTCTCTGAGCATCACAACCGGGAAAGCATGATgacaaatatttgataggatcaaCAGCTGCATTCTCAAGAAGCATATTATTACTTGTCAAATCATTTATTGGACCAGCACAAAAATCCCCATCGTTTCTGCATCCCATCCTTCCAATTCTACTGTGCTTTTCACCATTTATGAAAGGTTTGCCCCAGGAACTAGCAGCTGAAGCCATGAACGCAGTTGGTGATTTTTCTTCAGCACATATCTTTTCACTCAAATGGTGATTTTCACTTGTAAAACAAGGAACATCTTTCCTCACACCTAAT
This Musa acuminata AAA Group cultivar baxijiao chromosome BXJ1-2, Cavendish_Baxijiao_AAA, whole genome shotgun sequence DNA region includes the following protein-coding sequences:
- the LOC135607045 gene encoding polyadenylate-binding protein-interacting protein 7-like isoform X1 is translated as MNMSDNGLSDKEGTKLNLWNKVTTLNPNALEFIPSSLKYAKSTKSLDTKKFDGLGSSGNSVFNQSGSTISNNSEVEANPYWYHQLPDDIIPDFKVMAEELQGPGNLRIADLSLHNAVGPSRLTGSMANQLLGVRKDVPCFTSENHHLSEKICAEEKSPTAFMASAASSWGKPFINGEKHSRIGRMGCRNDGDFCAGPINDLTSNNMLLENAAVDPIKYLSSCFPGCDAQRLANVYYKNGCDLNSTIELISHYMHEVDSGFDQNLNVMSLASSRVSMLDPTALSFAETHAQSGSSKYNREDTQHNPIMHRSTSSISKGDMKFASTIRQLGLQDFHRSRSDRNGCADGHVGSGRTIQLLASSLNGHGKTLYKNKSAANSSSGWLETEDAVESRREDHNVATLRNKCFEMVGVLVSGAS
- the LOC135607045 gene encoding polyadenylate-binding protein-interacting protein 7-like isoform X2, which translates into the protein MNMSDNGLSDKEGTKLNLWNKVTTLNPNALEFIPSSLKYAKSTKSLDTKKFDGLGSSGNSVFNQSGSTISNNSEVEANPYWYHQLPDDIIPDFKVMAEELQGPGNLRIADLSLHNAVGPSRLTGSMANQLLGVRKDVPCFTSENHHLSEKICAEEKSPTAFMASAASSWGKPFINGEKHSRIGRMGCRNDGDFCAGPINDLTSNNMLLENAAVDPIKYLSSCFPGCDAQRLANVYYKNGCDLNSTIELISHYMHEVDSGFDQNLNVMSLASSRVSMLDPTALSFAETHAQSGSSKYNREDTQHNPIMHRSTSSISKGDMKFASTIRQLGLQDFHRSRSDRNGCADGHVGSESRREDHNVATLRNKCFEMVGVLVSGAS